The Micromonospora sp. Llam0 genome contains a region encoding:
- a CDS encoding sugar phosphate nucleotidyltransferase, which produces MIGLVLAAGAGRRLRPYTDTLPKALVPVDGETTILDIGLRNLAAAGLTDVVVVVGYAADAVRTRQADLQDRHGVKLTLVDNDRAEEWNNAYSLWLARDHFAAGALLVNGDTVHPASVEQTLLAGRGPGILLAVDTVKKLADEEMKVVFDDAGQLTRITKLMDPAQAHGEYIGATLIEASAAAGLAEALEATWRRDPNLYYEDGYQEYADRGGEVRAAPIGDVDWVEVDNHDDLIKARDIACRY; this is translated from the coding sequence ATGATCGGTCTCGTGCTCGCTGCCGGAGCGGGACGGCGGCTGCGGCCGTACACCGACACTCTGCCGAAAGCGCTGGTACCGGTCGACGGGGAGACCACGATCCTGGACATCGGGCTGCGCAACCTCGCCGCCGCCGGGCTCACCGACGTGGTCGTCGTCGTCGGCTACGCCGCGGACGCGGTCCGGACCCGGCAGGCCGACCTGCAGGACCGGCACGGCGTGAAACTGACCCTGGTCGACAACGACCGCGCCGAGGAATGGAACAACGCGTACTCGCTGTGGCTGGCGCGGGATCACTTCGCCGCCGGTGCGCTGCTGGTCAACGGCGACACCGTGCACCCGGCCAGCGTCGAGCAGACGCTGCTGGCCGGGCGCGGGCCGGGCATCCTGCTCGCCGTCGACACGGTCAAGAAGCTCGCCGACGAGGAGATGAAGGTCGTCTTCGACGACGCCGGGCAGCTGACCCGGATCACCAAGCTGATGGATCCGGCACAGGCGCACGGCGAGTACATCGGCGCGACGCTGATCGAGGCGTCGGCCGCCGCCGGGCTCGCCGAGGCGCTGGAGGCGACCTGGCGGCGCGACCCCAACCTCTACTACGAGGACGGCTACCAGGAGTACGCCGATCGTGGCGGTGAGGTACGGGCAGCGCCGATCGGCGACGTCGACTGGGTCGAGGTGGACAACCACGACGACCTGATCAAGGCGCGGGACATCGCATGCCGCTACTAG
- a CDS encoding iron-containing alcohol dehydrogenase family protein — MPLLARTVHTPLAIDVRRGAVAGLGALLADRRISAGGEVAVVVGPGQGERIAELIAPGLGRADVFTVAGGTLEAAHELGEKLRQRSYDAVVGIGGGKTIDTAKYAASRYAVPMVSVATSLANDGIASPVASLDHDGGRGSYGVHIPLAIVVDLDFVSDGPDRQTRAGVGDALSNLSAVADWELAHAVRDEPIDGLAVTLARTGAEALISHPGGLGDDAFLTTLAEALILGGIAMAVCGSSRPASGGCHEISHALDLLHPGAGSHGEQVGLGALFCTFLRGDQLRFGQLAAALRRHGLPVRPADLGLTDDDFVAAVLHAPHTRPDRYTILEHLHLGADAVQERLAEYLGALSMPAR, encoded by the coding sequence ATGCCGCTACTAGCCCGTACCGTGCACACCCCGCTCGCCATCGACGTGCGCCGGGGTGCCGTCGCCGGCCTGGGCGCGCTGCTCGCCGACCGCCGGATCTCCGCCGGCGGCGAGGTCGCCGTGGTGGTCGGCCCCGGCCAGGGCGAACGGATCGCCGAGCTGATCGCTCCCGGGCTCGGCCGGGCCGACGTCTTCACCGTCGCCGGCGGCACCCTGGAGGCCGCCCACGAGCTGGGCGAGAAGCTGCGGCAACGCTCCTACGACGCGGTCGTCGGCATCGGCGGCGGCAAGACCATCGACACCGCCAAGTACGCCGCCTCCCGGTACGCCGTACCGATGGTGAGCGTGGCGACCAGCCTGGCCAACGACGGGATCGCCTCCCCGGTGGCGTCGCTGGACCACGACGGCGGGCGCGGGTCGTACGGCGTGCACATCCCGCTGGCGATCGTGGTCGATCTGGACTTCGTCTCCGACGGCCCGGACCGGCAGACCCGGGCCGGCGTCGGTGACGCGTTGAGCAACCTCAGCGCGGTCGCCGACTGGGAGTTGGCGCACGCGGTCCGCGACGAGCCGATCGACGGTCTCGCCGTGACGCTGGCCCGCACCGGAGCGGAGGCGCTGATCAGCCACCCGGGAGGGCTCGGCGACGACGCGTTCCTGACCACCCTCGCGGAGGCGTTGATCCTGGGCGGGATCGCGATGGCGGTGTGCGGGTCGAGCCGGCCGGCCAGCGGCGGCTGCCACGAGATCTCGCACGCCCTCGACCTGCTGCACCCCGGTGCCGGTTCACACGGCGAGCAGGTCGGGCTGGGTGCGCTGTTCTGCACCTTCCTGCGCGGGGACCAGCTGCGGTTCGGGCAGTTGGCGGCGGCGCTGCGCCGGCACGGGCTGCCGGTGCGCCCCGCTGACCTGGGGCTGACCGACGACGACTTCGTCGCCGCCGTGCTGCACGCCCCGCACACCCGGCCGGACCGGTACACCATCCTGGAGCACCTGCACCTCGGTGCGGATGCCGTCCAGGAGCGGCTGGCAGAATACCTCGGTGCCCTCAGCATGCCCGCAAGGTGA
- a CDS encoding CDP-alcohol phosphatidyltransferase family protein: protein MAVPFLKDFFQANRGGGLFSETVSQRLGAVFAYAAARLRLAPTVLTVANLLLGLAASVVVIATADAVADGSVPAWLIGLVALVGWQIAYALDCADGQLARVTGQTSPAGARVDVLCDVAAQIALVTALSAVAVAQLPETPVWLLAAFAGTWMVNLVTSVMQAGPNAASMVTSTSLPVRLVKLIRDYGAVVTVAGLVLTAAPVLTVWLIAAFTVVNGGFLLASITFSARSALR from the coding sequence GTGGCCGTTCCGTTCCTGAAAGACTTCTTTCAGGCGAACAGGGGGGGTGGGCTGTTCAGCGAGACGGTCAGCCAGCGGCTGGGGGCGGTGTTCGCGTACGCCGCCGCCCGGCTGCGGTTGGCACCGACCGTGCTGACCGTGGCGAACCTGCTGCTCGGGCTGGCCGCGTCGGTGGTAGTGATCGCGACCGCCGACGCGGTGGCCGACGGCTCCGTCCCGGCCTGGCTGATCGGGCTGGTCGCGCTGGTCGGCTGGCAGATCGCGTACGCGCTGGACTGCGCCGACGGGCAGTTGGCCCGGGTGACCGGGCAGACCAGCCCGGCCGGTGCCCGGGTCGACGTGCTCTGCGACGTGGCCGCGCAGATCGCGCTGGTCACGGCGCTGTCCGCAGTGGCGGTGGCGCAGCTGCCGGAAACCCCGGTGTGGCTGCTCGCGGCGTTCGCCGGCACCTGGATGGTGAACCTGGTGACCTCGGTGATGCAGGCCGGCCCGAACGCGGCCAGCATGGTCACCTCGACCTCGCTGCCCGTACGGCTGGTGAAGCTGATCCGCGACTACGGAGCGGTGGTCACCGTCGCCGGGCTGGTGCTGACCGCCGCTCCGGTGCTGACGGTCTGGCTGATCGCCGCGTTCACCGTGGTCAACGGCGGCTTCCTGCTGGCCAGCATCACCTTCTCCGCCCGCTCCGCCCTCCGCTGA
- a CDS encoding glycosyltransferase family 4 protein, translated as MRVVVAHNRYRQAQPSGENVIVDSEIDQLTAAGVEVIPFLRSSDDIPALPATGKALLPISPSYAPAAQRDLDRLLTEHRPDVLHLHNPYPLISPWAIRTAHRHRVPVVHTVHNYRQVCSAGLYFRDGRICTDCRGRAIGLPGVVHRCYRGSRAQSAVMAATLALHRPTWRSVDRFIALTSAVAGHLRDYGVPDERIVVKPNAIADPGPPAPLGDGFLFLGRLTPEKGIGLLLDAWQRHPDGSLGTLRIGGDGELRPLVASAAAGRTDIDFLGPLDRSAVRDALRASAVVLAVSTWHDVLPTVVIEALASGRPVLGTALGGIPYLVGADSAGAGIAGPAGAVPANATTAAGWVVPPEAAALAAALSFARDGAAALAGVARTRYETTFHPDVVMKQHLAVYDAVATKIS; from the coding sequence GTGAGAGTCGTCGTGGCGCACAACCGATACCGGCAGGCCCAGCCGTCCGGCGAGAACGTCATCGTCGACAGCGAGATCGACCAGCTCACCGCCGCCGGCGTCGAGGTGATTCCGTTCCTGCGCAGCTCCGACGACATTCCGGCGCTGCCGGCCACCGGCAAGGCGCTGCTGCCGATCTCGCCCAGCTACGCCCCGGCCGCCCAACGCGACCTGGACCGGCTGCTCACCGAGCACCGGCCGGACGTGCTGCACCTGCACAACCCGTACCCGCTGATCTCGCCCTGGGCGATCCGCACCGCGCACCGGCACCGGGTGCCGGTGGTGCACACCGTGCACAACTACCGGCAGGTCTGCTCGGCCGGGCTGTACTTCCGCGACGGCCGGATCTGCACCGACTGCCGGGGGCGGGCGATCGGCCTGCCCGGCGTGGTGCACCGCTGCTACCGCGGCTCCCGGGCGCAGAGCGCGGTGATGGCGGCGACCCTGGCCCTGCACCGGCCCACCTGGCGCTCGGTCGACCGGTTCATCGCGCTCACCTCGGCGGTCGCCGGGCACCTGCGCGACTACGGCGTCCCCGACGAGCGGATCGTGGTCAAGCCGAACGCGATCGCCGATCCCGGCCCGCCCGCCCCGCTCGGCGACGGTTTCCTCTTTCTCGGTCGGCTCACCCCGGAGAAGGGCATTGGCCTGCTGCTCGACGCCTGGCAGCGGCACCCGGACGGGTCGCTCGGCACACTGCGCATCGGCGGCGACGGCGAGCTGCGGCCGCTGGTCGCCTCGGCCGCCGCCGGCCGCACCGACATCGACTTCCTCGGCCCGCTGGACAGATCAGCGGTACGCGACGCGCTGCGCGCCAGCGCCGTGGTGCTGGCCGTCTCCACCTGGCACGACGTCCTGCCGACCGTGGTGATCGAGGCGTTGGCCAGCGGCCGGCCGGTGCTCGGCACCGCCCTCGGCGGCATCCCCTACCTGGTCGGCGCCGACTCCGCCGGGGCCGGGATTGCCGGCCCGGCCGGTGCTGTTCCCGCCAACGCCACCACTGCTGCCGGCTGGGTGGTACCGCCGGAGGCGGCCGCACTCGCCGCCGCCCTGTCGTTCGCCCGCGACGGCGCCGCCGCGCTGGCCGGCGTCGCCCGTACCCGCTACGAGACCACCTTCCACCCCGACGTGGTGATGAAGCAGCACCTGGCCGTCTACGACGCGGTCGCCACCAAGATCAGTTGA